One window from the genome of Bacilli bacterium encodes:
- the glmM gene encoding phosphoglucosamine mutase has translation MQSKYFGTDGIRGLVNEQLTVDMAYRIGRYIGCSSKSQPRRIVIGRDTRVSGQLLFSALVTGIIASGSWVYDMGITTTPSISYITHKHHFDFGIMISASHNPYYDNGIKIFSHEGEKISSALECQIDEYIDRCDDDLPFARNEKIGIVIDGLYLVNEYLDFLIDKAHNFSKLRVLVDCANGSASKLAPILFARIGIQTDFINNIPNGQNINDFCGSTHISTLQEAMRAKKYDIGFSFDGDADRLLAVAPNGQVVDGDALIYIAARSLRARDKLNQNTVVMTVMSNYGTKKSLIDQGFAIEETDVGDKYVQSLLKQKHLSLGGEQSGHIIFMDDLNTGDGLLTAVKILKVMCSENKSLLELLEGLEYYPQKLINVKVFNKNAVMANEGLQSIIEEENKKLKGKGRVLVRPSGTEQLIRVMAETPSIEETARVVEHIANYINGLDY, from the coding sequence ATGCAGAGCAAGTATTTTGGAACGGATGGAATCCGCGGCCTGGTCAACGAACAGTTGACGGTCGATATGGCTTATCGCATCGGCCGTTACATCGGTTGTTCATCCAAAAGCCAGCCTCGCCGCATTGTGATTGGACGCGACACTCGAGTCAGCGGTCAACTGCTTTTTAGTGCTCTGGTAACGGGAATTATTGCCAGTGGATCTTGGGTCTACGATATGGGTATTACCACTACTCCGAGTATTTCCTATATCACCCACAAACACCATTTTGATTTTGGTATCATGATAAGCGCCTCACATAACCCATATTATGATAACGGTATAAAAATATTCAGCCATGAGGGCGAAAAAATATCCTCCGCTTTGGAATGTCAAATTGATGAATATATTGACCGCTGCGATGATGACTTGCCTTTCGCCCGAAACGAAAAGATTGGAATTGTTATTGATGGCCTTTATCTAGTGAATGAGTATTTGGATTTTTTGATTGATAAAGCGCATAATTTTAGCAAATTGCGAGTCCTGGTCGATTGCGCTAACGGATCAGCCAGCAAACTGGCACCGATTCTCTTCGCTCGAATAGGCATTCAAACCGATTTTATAAACAACATACCGAATGGGCAGAACATCAATGATTTCTGCGGCTCAACGCACATAAGCACTCTTCAGGAGGCTATGCGAGCTAAAAAATATGATATTGGTTTTAGTTTTGACGGCGATGCCGATCGTCTTCTGGCGGTGGCTCCCAACGGACAAGTGGTCGATGGTGATGCCTTAATATATATCGCTGCCCGCAGTCTTCGCGCCCGCGACAAACTGAATCAAAACACGGTTGTCATGACGGTTATGAGTAATTATGGAACTAAAAAATCCTTAATTGATCAAGGCTTTGCGATTGAAGAAACCGATGTGGGCGACAAGTATGTTCAATCTCTGCTTAAGCAAAAACATCTTTCGCTCGGAGGCGAGCAGAGTGGGCACATTATCTTTATGGATGATTTAAACACGGGAGATGGCTTATTGACCGCGGTTAAAATTTTAAAGGTGATGTGTTCGGAAAATAAAAGTCTGTTGGAATTATTGGAAGGGCTTGAGTATTATCCGCAAAAGCTGATCAACGTTAAAGTCTTCAACAAAAATGCCGTGATGGCCAATGAAGGCCTTCAAAGCATCATTGAAGAAGAAAATAAAAAACTAAAAGGCAAGGGTCGAGTTCTAGTAAGACCGAGCGGAACCGAGCAGTTAATAAGAGTAATGGCGGAAACGCCTTCTATCGAAGAGACGGCCCGCGTTGTCGAGCATATCGCAAATTATATAAATGGACTGGATTATTAA